From Eleftheria terrae, the proteins below share one genomic window:
- a CDS encoding MarR family winged helix-turn-helix transcriptional regulator, whose amino-acid sequence MSDNPIRLLCYCGTLRQAVRAITKVYDAKLSRHGIKITQYTILMVIRERGRVTTGELAKGLLMDSTTLSRTLATLKRSGLVDCEVGTEDLRERYWRLTRTGSSTLSKSQKDWQDAQEELRLAAGTQNMRDIDARAYDVATRLASYG is encoded by the coding sequence ATGTCCGACAACCCGATCCGTCTCTTGTGTTATTGCGGAACGCTTCGGCAGGCCGTTCGCGCGATCACCAAGGTTTACGACGCCAAGCTCAGCCGCCACGGGATCAAGATCACGCAATACACCATCCTGATGGTGATCCGGGAGCGCGGCCGGGTCACCACCGGCGAGCTCGCCAAAGGCTTGCTGATGGATTCCACCACGCTGAGCCGCACGCTCGCGACGCTCAAGCGCAGCGGCCTGGTGGATTGCGAAGTCGGTACCGAGGACCTGCGGGAGCGCTACTGGCGGCTGACCCGCACCGGTTCGTCAACGCTGTCGAAGAGCCAGAAGGACTGGCAGGACGCGCAGGAAGAGCTGCGGCTGGCGGCCGGCACCCAGAACATGCGTGACATCGACGCCCGCGCCTACGACGTCGCCACGCGCCTCGCCAGCTACGGTTGA
- a CDS encoding alpha/beta fold hydrolase, with product MHGTLSTLQQQGAEARLRLACRWFGGMAPRLLGRWAAGQFNATRPTRDRPRDIPPLGAQRFAIDGAGGVTHGWLWPQDGPAALLVHGWGTDSRSMLGLVRPLQQLGLKVAVFDAPAHGVWPGRTTTMTDFTATTAAALRGLGDVAVVAAHSAGAIAAIAALADQCALRRQLHALVLLAPACSLPLLLEQWAVAGHALPRPVVEVVYSELQRRNGVPVSHWDAASLGRDLSTPALVLHDPCDPVVPYLHAARLVDHLPMARLSMMPAAGHAGVLHSPDTRRQVASFVREQLHGRAAGGPSIGMPGPPRAACPALPVQP from the coding sequence ATGCACGGCACGCTGAGCACGCTGCAGCAGCAGGGCGCAGAAGCGCGGCTGCGGCTGGCGTGCCGCTGGTTCGGCGGTATGGCGCCACGCCTGTTGGGCCGGTGGGCCGCCGGGCAGTTCAACGCTACCCGCCCTACCCGGGACAGGCCACGCGACATCCCGCCGCTCGGCGCGCAGCGCTTCGCCATCGACGGCGCCGGCGGCGTCACCCACGGCTGGCTGTGGCCTCAGGACGGCCCGGCCGCCCTGCTGGTGCACGGCTGGGGCACCGACAGCCGCAGCATGCTCGGACTCGTGCGGCCCCTTCAGCAGTTGGGACTGAAAGTGGCCGTCTTCGACGCGCCGGCACATGGTGTCTGGCCGGGCCGCACGACGACCATGACGGACTTCACCGCGACCACCGCAGCCGCCTTGAGGGGGCTCGGTGACGTTGCGGTGGTGGCAGCCCACTCGGCCGGTGCGATTGCTGCCATCGCGGCGCTGGCCGATCAGTGCGCGCTGCGACGGCAGCTGCACGCATTGGTGCTGCTCGCGCCGGCCTGCTCGTTGCCGCTGCTGCTGGAGCAGTGGGCCGTCGCTGGGCATGCGCTGCCGAGACCAGTGGTGGAGGTGGTGTACAGCGAGCTGCAGCGCCGCAACGGCGTGCCGGTGAGCCACTGGGATGCGGCGAGTCTGGGCCGTGACCTGTCCACCCCGGCCCTGGTCCTGCATGACCCGTGTGACCCGGTGGTGCCCTACCTTCATGCCGCGCGCCTGGTCGACCATCTGCCCATGGCCCGGTTGTCGATGATGCCGGCGGCCGGCCATGCCGGCGTGCTGCACTCACCCGACACCAGGCGCCAGGTCGCCAGCTTCGTCCGGGAACAGCTCCATGGCCGGGCCGCTGGCGGGCCCTCGATCGGCATGCCGGGACCACCACGGGCAGCCTGCCCGGCCCTGCCCGTTCAACCGTAG
- a CDS encoding fatty acid desaturase — MSRPRLPTAPDASFGSLMAQVRALEGARLASAVPPDCLRPRPWRGLAGFATSYLLYAGALVAVAHAHWVLQLPLYLLAGLGGWGLHCIAHDCGHQSFSRSRRLNSVIGQLALLPLLYPFHAWRHVHNLHHLHTNHLELDTDWRPLSAEVHARLPRWERLLYSATRSWAFWAGTIRYWALSAFRPGFFPKREMRRDAWQSIVVVLVAGLVYLALLAHATGAWGLLRYFVCPWLAIHLWFSTTTLMHHVRGDLPFLPGTHWTPNASRLLLTVDYRYPRPLEFLTHYISLHTAHHVVPAVPFYHLPAAQAALKQAYPGLLREHRFSFAQLLHILRDCRFYDSRRGYYRSARRAGRDEPLAAAGEAVHAADATAAAPDDASRCTAR, encoded by the coding sequence ATGTCTCGCCCCCGCCTACCGACGGCGCCCGATGCCAGTTTCGGCTCGCTGATGGCGCAGGTGCGTGCGCTGGAAGGCGCCCGCCTCGCCAGCGCCGTGCCGCCCGACTGCCTGCGCCCGCGGCCCTGGCGCGGGCTGGCCGGTTTCGCCACCAGCTACCTCCTGTACGCCGGTGCGCTCGTTGCAGTCGCACATGCACACTGGGTGCTTCAGCTGCCGCTGTACCTGCTGGCCGGGCTGGGCGGCTGGGGCCTGCACTGCATTGCTCACGATTGCGGCCACCAGTCCTTCTCCCGCAGCAGGCGCCTCAACAGTGTGATCGGGCAGCTGGCCTTGCTGCCGCTGCTCTATCCCTTCCATGCCTGGCGCCATGTGCACAACCTGCACCACCTGCACACCAATCACCTGGAACTCGACACCGACTGGCGACCGCTGAGCGCCGAGGTGCATGCCCGCCTGCCACGATGGGAGCGCCTGCTCTACAGCGCCACCCGCTCATGGGCCTTCTGGGCTGGCACCATCCGCTACTGGGCGCTCAGTGCCTTCCGGCCCGGCTTCTTCCCCAAGCGGGAGATGCGGCGCGACGCCTGGCAGTCCATCGTCGTGGTGCTGGTGGCAGGCTTGGTCTACCTGGCCCTGCTGGCTCACGCCACCGGGGCCTGGGGCCTTCTGCGCTACTTTGTCTGCCCCTGGCTCGCCATCCATCTCTGGTTCAGCACCACCACCCTGATGCACCATGTGCGCGGCGACCTTCCCTTTCTGCCCGGAACGCACTGGACGCCCAATGCCAGCCGGCTGCTGCTGACGGTGGACTACCGCTATCCACGTCCACTGGAGTTCCTCACCCATTACATCTCTCTGCACACTGCCCACCACGTGGTGCCGGCGGTGCCCTTCTACCACCTGCCGGCCGCGCAGGCCGCATTGAAGCAGGCCTATCCCGGCTTGCTGCGGGAGCACCGGTTCAGCTTTGCCCAGCTGCTGCACATCCTGCGTGACTGCCGCTTCTACGACAGTCGCCGCGGCTACTACCGAAGTGCACGGCGCGCCGGCCGTGACGAGCCGCTCGCCGCCGCTGGTGAAGCGGTGCACGCGGCGGATGCGACGGCGGCCGCACCAGACGACGCCTCCCGATGCACGGCACGCTGA
- a CDS encoding acyl carrier protein — translation MLNYDWWGGLVRKFQRTGPATTAADLLDEAALKRWLVWRLATYLKRPQTEIDTTLSFDAYGLDSIAAIKLSGELEKLLERRLSPALLFDHDNIDQLSAFLASELQRDSHHPD, via the coding sequence ATGCTGAACTACGACTGGTGGGGCGGACTCGTCCGCAAGTTCCAACGGACCGGGCCGGCAACGACCGCCGCTGACCTGCTGGACGAGGCGGCCCTCAAGCGCTGGCTGGTCTGGCGGCTGGCCACCTACCTGAAGCGGCCGCAGACCGAGATCGACACCACCCTGAGCTTCGATGCCTACGGGCTGGATTCGATCGCCGCCATCAAGCTGTCCGGCGAGCTGGAGAAGCTGCTTGAACGCCGCCTCTCGCCGGCCCTGCTGTTTGACCATGACAACATCGACCAGCTGAGCGCCTTCCTCGCGTCGGAACTGCAACGCGACAGCCACCACCCGGACTGA
- a CDS encoding acyl-CoA desaturase yields MSLETASTAALPAPSGLAEPPPDGVCPLVGNGARTKQLAALCVLLLPAAGFALALDQLRQGRASLLDLALFLGLYGLQMAGITMGFHRYLAHKAFRTSRAFEAMLLVCGSMAAQGPIMFWVATHRRHHVYADEPGDPHSPNLAGSGLQGALRGLWHAHVAWMLTTDVSRWNYFAPDILRNRRLFFFHRTYGLWVGLGLLLPAAVGGLAEASWDGAWRGLLFGGLARLFVANQAAWCVGSLCHRFGSRPFHTRDRSANNWPVALLTFGEGLQNNHHAFPASYRHGMRWWEPDLSGWLLTGLGALGVVWDLSHPTAEAIEKKRRLRRQAVSDDPRL; encoded by the coding sequence ATGAGCCTGGAGACCGCCTCAACTGCTGCATTGCCGGCACCATCGGGACTGGCCGAGCCGCCACCGGACGGTGTGTGCCCACTGGTCGGCAACGGCGCGAGAACGAAGCAGCTCGCCGCACTGTGCGTGCTGCTGCTGCCGGCCGCCGGCTTCGCCCTGGCGCTCGACCAACTGCGGCAAGGCCGGGCCAGCCTGCTCGACCTCGCGCTGTTCCTCGGCTTGTATGGCCTGCAAATGGCCGGCATCACGATGGGCTTCCATCGCTACCTGGCACACAAGGCTTTCCGCACGTCCAGAGCGTTCGAAGCGATGTTGCTGGTGTGCGGCTCGATGGCCGCCCAGGGGCCCATCATGTTCTGGGTGGCCACGCACCGGCGCCACCACGTCTATGCCGACGAGCCCGGCGATCCGCACTCCCCCAACCTGGCCGGCAGCGGCCTGCAGGGGGCGCTGCGTGGCCTCTGGCATGCGCATGTCGCCTGGATGCTGACCACCGACGTGTCACGCTGGAACTACTTCGCGCCCGACATCCTGCGCAACCGTCGGCTGTTCTTCTTTCACCGCACCTACGGTCTGTGGGTCGGGCTGGGCCTGTTGCTGCCGGCCGCCGTCGGTGGCCTCGCCGAAGCCAGCTGGGACGGTGCCTGGCGCGGCCTGCTGTTCGGCGGGCTGGCCCGCCTGTTCGTCGCCAACCAGGCCGCCTGGTGCGTGGGCTCGCTGTGCCACCGCTTCGGAAGCCGGCCCTTCCACACGCGCGACCGCAGCGCCAACAACTGGCCGGTGGCTCTGCTGACCTTTGGCGAAGGCTTGCAGAACAACCACCATGCGTTTCCTGCTTCCTACCGGCACGGCATGCGTTGGTGGGAACCCGACCTGAGCGGCTGGCTGCTCACCGGCCTGGGCGCCCTCGGCGTGGTGTGGGACTTGTCCCATCCCACTGCAGAAGCCATCGAGAAAAAAAGGCGCCTCAGACGCCAGGCCGTCTCGGATGATCCCCGGCTTTGA
- a CDS encoding fatty acyl-AMP ligase translates to MGRIHPEKGLSSSLCSRPAGAASHGTHNIVARLHQRALASPRHLAFRHLRDGEFDEQDCTYADLWQAACAVASEVSRRGLQGQRIMLVLEPGLPYVAALFGILLAGATVVPAFPPVGARAVRRMAAIHADCRPSLVIAGPDIRLLQRRVDAELGALGQSPRWLFLEDGQLEKGWTGPEPVPADSPIQMPAPAVLQYTSGSTGAPKGVLLSHDNIVSNCEVLEAFLDPSADRIGLSWLPPYHDMGLMGTLLLAVHSGFPLITMSPAHFVQNPLRWLRAVTRHRVSMTVAPNFALDLCADAVDELSLDSLDLASLRRVFCGAEPVTQATLQRFCGRFAPRGFSRAALLPCYGLAEATLFVAGKAGPESPSVVKVDTAALDHGFVHVTQQTAGARALVGCGTAAHGHELLIVDPQTRLRLPERMVGEIWIRGRNVGLGYFEKDAASEETFRACLADDPARRRFLRTGDLGFLCRGELFVTGRMKDVVVLAGRNLYPQDIEQSVQQSHAAIRRNGVVAFAVREDDSERLVIVAELSRRAGLQTNGALASVRQAVVESVVRDHGVAPSRVHLVPTGSIPLTTSGKVQRQACKQAFLARSLAGLDP, encoded by the coding sequence ATGGGCCGCATCCACCCGGAGAAAGGGCTGAGCTCTTCCCTCTGCAGCAGGCCCGCCGGCGCAGCGTCACACGGAACTCACAACATCGTTGCCCGGCTTCACCAACGCGCCCTCGCCTCACCCCGGCATCTGGCGTTTCGCCACCTGCGGGACGGTGAATTCGATGAGCAGGACTGCACCTATGCCGATCTTTGGCAGGCGGCCTGCGCGGTGGCGTCGGAGGTGTCCAGGCGGGGGCTGCAGGGGCAGCGCATCATGCTGGTGCTGGAGCCGGGCCTGCCCTATGTCGCCGCACTGTTCGGCATCCTGCTGGCCGGAGCCACCGTGGTGCCGGCGTTTCCACCGGTAGGCGCCCGTGCGGTGCGCCGCATGGCGGCGATCCATGCCGACTGCCGTCCCTCGCTGGTCATTGCCGGCCCGGACATCCGCCTGCTGCAGCGCCGCGTGGACGCCGAGCTCGGCGCGCTGGGGCAGTCGCCACGCTGGCTGTTCCTGGAGGACGGCCAACTGGAGAAGGGCTGGACCGGTCCCGAGCCCGTGCCGGCCGACTCGCCGATCCAGATGCCAGCGCCCGCCGTGCTGCAGTACACCTCGGGCTCCACCGGGGCGCCCAAGGGGGTGCTGCTGAGCCATGACAACATCGTCAGCAACTGCGAGGTGCTCGAGGCGTTTCTCGATCCGTCCGCGGACCGCATCGGCCTGTCGTGGCTGCCGCCCTACCATGACATGGGGCTGATGGGCACCCTGCTGCTGGCCGTGCACAGCGGCTTCCCGCTCATCACGATGAGCCCGGCGCATTTCGTGCAAAACCCGCTGCGCTGGCTGCGGGCGGTGACCCGGCACCGCGTCAGCATGACGGTGGCGCCCAACTTCGCGCTCGACCTGTGTGCCGACGCCGTCGACGAGCTCTCGCTCGACAGCCTGGACCTGGCCTCGCTGCGGCGGGTCTTCTGCGGGGCCGAGCCGGTGACCCAGGCCACGCTGCAGCGCTTCTGCGGGCGCTTTGCACCACGCGGCTTCTCGCGCGCCGCACTGCTGCCCTGCTACGGGCTGGCCGAGGCGACTCTCTTCGTGGCAGGCAAGGCTGGCCCGGAGTCGCCCAGCGTGGTGAAGGTCGACACCGCGGCCCTCGATCACGGCTTCGTCCATGTCACGCAGCAGACCGCGGGCGCGCGCGCCCTGGTCGGCTGCGGCACGGCGGCGCATGGCCACGAATTGCTCATCGTCGATCCGCAGACCCGACTGCGCCTGCCGGAGCGCATGGTGGGCGAAATCTGGATCCGGGGCCGCAACGTCGGCCTCGGTTACTTTGAGAAGGACGCTGCCAGCGAGGAGACCTTCCGCGCCTGCCTGGCGGACGATCCGGCACGCCGGCGCTTCCTGCGCACCGGCGACCTCGGCTTCCTCTGCCGCGGCGAGCTGTTCGTCACCGGCCGCATGAAGGATGTGGTCGTGCTGGCCGGGCGCAACCTGTATCCCCAGGACATCGAGCAGTCGGTCCAGCAAAGCCATGCGGCCATCCGCCGCAATGGCGTGGTGGCCTTCGCCGTGCGGGAGGACGACAGCGAGCGCCTGGTGATCGTCGCCGAGCTCTCGCGCCGTGCCGGCTTGCAGACCAACGGCGCCCTGGCCAGCGTGCGGCAGGCCGTCGTCGAGTCGGTCGTGCGGGACCACGGCGTCGCCCCTTCCCGTGTCCATCTCGTCCCCACTGGATCCATTCCGCTCACCACCAGCGGCAAGGTGCAACGCCAGGCCTGCAAGCAGGCCTTCCTGGCCCGGTCCCTGGCCGGGCTGGACCCCTGA
- the minC gene encoding septum site-determining protein MinC — protein MAVVSTGNAPAIFDLKSATLTLLAVVLKTPDLAALAAELEARIGPTPELFNQDPVVIDLAPLREEAATIDFQGLLALLRRYRMAPMAAKGGSAEQMAAALAAGLVEAPEQQAATTAAAPAPAPDIAPPEAAREIPVPPTATVIVDKPLRSGQQVYARGGDIVVLAAVNFGAEVIADGNVHVYAPLRGKAIAGARGNTAARIFTTCLEPELLSIAGIYRTTETAIPPEVAGKAAQIRLVGEKLVMEPLKL, from the coding sequence ATGGCCGTAGTCTCCACAGGGAACGCCCCTGCCATCTTTGACCTGAAGAGCGCCACGCTGACCCTGCTTGCCGTGGTGCTGAAGACGCCCGACCTCGCGGCGCTCGCGGCGGAGTTGGAGGCGCGGATCGGTCCGACCCCCGAACTGTTCAACCAGGACCCGGTGGTGATCGATTTGGCGCCGCTGCGCGAGGAGGCCGCCACCATCGACTTCCAGGGGCTGCTGGCCCTGCTGCGGCGCTACCGCATGGCCCCGATGGCGGCCAAGGGCGGCAGCGCGGAGCAAATGGCGGCGGCGCTGGCGGCCGGGCTGGTCGAGGCGCCCGAGCAGCAGGCCGCCACGACGGCCGCTGCCCCCGCGCCGGCGCCGGACATCGCGCCGCCCGAGGCGGCGCGCGAGATACCGGTGCCGCCCACTGCCACGGTGATCGTGGACAAACCGTTGCGCTCGGGCCAGCAGGTGTACGCCCGGGGCGGCGACATCGTCGTGCTGGCTGCAGTGAACTTCGGCGCCGAAGTGATTGCTGACGGCAACGTGCATGTCTACGCGCCGCTGCGCGGCAAGGCGATCGCCGGGGCGCGGGGCAACACCGCGGCGCGCATCTTCACCACCTGCCTGGAACCGGAACTGCTGTCGATCGCTGGCATCTATCGGACCACGGAAACCGCCATTCCGCCCGAAGTGGCCGGCAAGGCCGCCCAGATCCGCCTGGTGGGTGAGAAGCTGGTGATGGAACCCTTGAAACTCTGA
- the minD gene encoding septum site-determining protein MinD, protein MAKIIVVTSGKGGVGKTTTSASFSSGLALRGHKTAVIDFDVGLRNLDLIMGCERRVVYDLINVINGEANLNQALIKDKQCENLFVLPASQTRDKDALSKDGVERVLKDLAEMGFEYIVCDSPAGIETGALLAMHFADEALVVTNPEVSSVRDSDRILGMLSSKTKRAIDGAEPIKEHLLITRYNPHRVEDGQMLSLEDIQEILRIPLIGVIPESEVVLQASNQGVPAIHLKDSDVSEAYKDVVARFLGEDKPMRFVDAVKPGFFKRLFGGR, encoded by the coding sequence ATGGCCAAAATCATCGTGGTGACCTCCGGCAAGGGAGGCGTCGGCAAGACCACCACCAGTGCCAGCTTCTCTTCAGGCCTCGCGCTTCGGGGCCACAAGACCGCAGTGATCGATTTCGACGTGGGCCTGCGCAACCTGGACTTGATCATGGGTTGCGAGCGCCGGGTGGTCTACGACCTGATCAATGTGATCAACGGCGAGGCCAACCTGAACCAGGCCCTGATCAAGGACAAGCAGTGCGAGAACCTGTTCGTGCTGCCTGCCTCGCAGACCCGCGACAAGGACGCGCTGTCCAAGGACGGCGTGGAGCGGGTCCTCAAGGACCTGGCGGAGATGGGTTTCGAGTACATCGTGTGCGACTCCCCGGCCGGCATCGAGACCGGTGCGCTGCTGGCGATGCATTTCGCCGACGAAGCCCTGGTGGTGACCAACCCCGAGGTGTCCTCGGTGCGCGACTCCGACCGCATCCTGGGCATGCTGAGCTCGAAGACCAAGCGGGCCATCGACGGCGCCGAGCCGATCAAGGAGCACCTGCTGATCACCCGCTACAACCCGCACAGGGTGGAAGACGGGCAGATGCTCTCCTTGGAAGACATCCAGGAGATCCTGCGAATCCCGTTGATCGGCGTGATTCCTGAATCCGAAGTGGTGCTGCAGGCTTCCAACCAGGGCGTGCCAGCCATCCACCTGAAAGACAGTGATGTCTCGGAAGCGTACAAAGACGTGGTTGCGCGGTTTCTCGGTGAAGACAAGCCGATGCGCTTCGTCGATGCGGTGAAGCCCGGCTTCTTCAAGCGCTTGTTCGGCGGGAGGTGA
- the minE gene encoding cell division topological specificity factor MinE: protein MSFLSFLLGEKKKSATVAKERLQIILAHERSGRSGGPDYLPQLQRELVEVISKYVSISPDDIKVHLERQENLEVLEVKIELPDAR from the coding sequence ATGTCTTTCCTCTCCTTCCTGCTTGGGGAAAAGAAGAAATCGGCAACGGTCGCGAAGGAGCGGCTGCAGATCATCCTGGCCCACGAACGTTCCGGCCGATCCGGTGGCCCGGACTACCTGCCGCAGTTGCAGCGGGAGCTGGTGGAGGTGATCTCGAAGTATGTCTCCATCAGCCCGGATGACATCAAGGTCCACCTGGAGCGCCAGGAAAACCTGGAGGTGCTGGAGGTCAAGATCGAGCTGCCCGACGCACGTTGA
- a CDS encoding YaeF family permuted papain-like enzyme → MFAFPLRLLRSARLPALMLLIAAAATGCATRIEQTTATTEGEAEARPGLRIRFQDRSLSPDNGGQRVPVSALRPGDIVLTAKNGLASLGIRLATLSPVSHAALYLGDGQIVEAVGDGVRLRHIDALMDEEAMVVAFRHPGTTAQTVAGLREFAQQKVGSRYGYVGVLLHAPFSIERRVCELPLVPGLVREFCMRGVALVQLGSGSNDRFFCSQLVLEAYRHAGLPLTSAHPRWISPADILHMRAGDVPSMQVTQPLDYVGHLKYPVAGERVASE, encoded by the coding sequence ATGTTCGCTTTCCCGCTCCGCCTGCTGCGCAGCGCGCGCCTGCCGGCGCTCATGCTGCTGATTGCTGCCGCCGCGACCGGCTGCGCCACCCGCATCGAGCAAACCACCGCGACGACCGAGGGCGAAGCCGAAGCCCGGCCCGGCCTGCGCATCCGCTTCCAGGACCGCAGCCTCTCGCCGGACAACGGCGGGCAGCGGGTCCCGGTGTCGGCCTTGCGGCCGGGCGACATCGTGCTGACGGCAAAGAACGGCCTCGCCTCGCTGGGCATCCGCCTGGCCACCCTGTCGCCCGTGAGCCATGCCGCGCTCTATCTGGGTGACGGTCAAATCGTCGAGGCGGTGGGCGACGGCGTGCGCCTGCGCCACATCGACGCCCTGATGGACGAGGAAGCGATGGTGGTGGCCTTCCGCCATCCGGGCACCACCGCCCAGACGGTCGCCGGGCTGCGCGAGTTCGCACAGCAGAAGGTCGGCAGCCGCTACGGCTATGTGGGGGTGCTGCTGCACGCGCCCTTCTCGATCGAGCGGCGGGTCTGCGAGCTGCCCCTGGTGCCGGGGCTGGTGCGTGAGTTCTGCATGCGCGGCGTTGCCCTGGTGCAACTGGGCAGCGGCAGCAACGACCGCTTCTTCTGCTCCCAGCTGGTGCTGGAAGCCTACCGCCATGCCGGCCTGCCGCTGACCTCGGCCCACCCCCGCTGGATCAGCCCGGCCGACATCCTGCACATGCGCGCCGGCGACGTGCCGTCGATGCAGGTGACCCAGCCGCTCGACTATGTCGGTCACCTGAAGTACCCCGTGGCCGGCGAGCGGGTGGCGTCCGAATAA
- a CDS encoding OmpA family protein, with protein sequence MKQPASTRQASRLLSFLTAVVAVALAGCAAPQATSLTHEQPFEQAVAEATDGLVSQTQKLPAFLAKVESKIAKRAVVLDPMLDAGSGQQTIATELFEKRVTERLTTKFDQFEVLPFQSSSLSKAQYLLTGTMTRAPRTSGKGSAINLNLALTDLRSGNVVAQSSAIARDQGLDHNPLPYYRDSPVVVKDKVIEGYVRTTTTTPGQRGDAFYLERVAAATVINEATDLYNSGRYQDALGRYRSALATPAGEQLRVLNGIYLSNVKLGRQTEAEQAFARVVAMGIAYNELGVKFLFNPGSTEFWSDSKISGAYGMWLRQIARESSAAKTCMDIVGHTSRTGSDQVNDSLSLQRASYIRQRLSSEVPELAARTKAVGMGSRENIVGSGTDNAVDALDRRVGFKIVACP encoded by the coding sequence ATGAAGCAACCCGCAAGCACCAGGCAGGCCTCGCGCCTGCTCTCCTTCCTGACCGCCGTGGTGGCGGTGGCCCTGGCCGGCTGCGCTGCCCCGCAGGCGACCTCGCTGACCCACGAGCAACCGTTCGAGCAGGCGGTGGCCGAGGCCACCGATGGCCTGGTCTCGCAGACGCAGAAGCTGCCGGCCTTCCTCGCCAAGGTGGAGTCCAAGATCGCCAAGCGGGCGGTCGTGCTCGACCCCATGCTGGATGCCGGCAGTGGCCAGCAGACCATCGCCACCGAGCTGTTCGAGAAGCGCGTCACCGAACGCCTGACCACCAAGTTCGACCAGTTCGAGGTGCTGCCTTTCCAGTCGAGCAGCCTGAGCAAGGCCCAGTACCTCCTCACCGGCACGATGACCCGGGCGCCACGCACCAGCGGCAAGGGCAGCGCCATCAACCTGAACCTGGCCCTGACCGACCTGCGCAGCGGCAATGTGGTGGCCCAGTCCTCGGCCATCGCCCGTGACCAGGGCCTGGACCACAACCCGCTGCCCTATTACCGCGACAGCCCGGTGGTGGTGAAGGACAAGGTCATCGAGGGATACGTGCGCACCACCACCACCACCCCCGGCCAGCGGGGTGACGCCTTCTACCTCGAGCGCGTGGCCGCAGCCACCGTCATCAACGAAGCCACCGACCTCTACAACTCCGGCCGCTACCAGGACGCACTGGGCCGCTACCGCAGTGCGCTCGCCACGCCCGCCGGTGAGCAGCTGCGAGTGCTCAACGGCATCTACCTCAGCAACGTCAAGCTGGGCCGCCAGACCGAGGCCGAGCAGGCCTTCGCACGGGTGGTGGCCATGGGCATCGCCTACAACGAGCTGGGCGTGAAGTTCCTGTTCAATCCGGGCAGCACCGAGTTCTGGTCCGACAGCAAGATCAGCGGCGCCTACGGCATGTGGCTGCGCCAGATCGCCCGCGAAAGCAGTGCCGCCAAGACCTGCATGGACATCGTCGGCCACACCAGCCGCACCGGTTCCGACCAGGTCAACGACAGCCTCTCCCTGCAGCGCGCCAGCTACATCCGCCAGCGCCTGAGCAGCGAAGTACCGGAGCTGGCCGCCCGCACCAAGGCGGTCGGCATGGGCTCGCGCGAGAACATCGTCGGCAGCGGCACCGACAACGCGGTCGACGCGCTCGACCGGCGGGTGGGCTTCAAGATCGTCGCCTGCCCCTGA